A portion of the Mauremys reevesii isolate NIE-2019 linkage group 18, ASM1616193v1, whole genome shotgun sequence genome contains these proteins:
- the LOC120386015 gene encoding synaptic vesicle 2-related protein isoform X3, giving the protein MVEDAVEAIGFGKFQWKLSVLTGLAWMADAMEMMILSILAPQLHCEWRLPSWQVALLTSVVFVGMMCSSTLWGNISDQYGRKTGLKISVFWTLYYGILSGFAPVYSWILVLRGLVGFGIGGVPQSVTLYAEFLPMKARAKCILLIEVFWAIGTVFEVLLAVFVMPTLGWRWLLILSAVPLLLFAILCFWLPESARYDVLSGNQEKAIATLKRIAAENGAPMPLGKLIISRQEDRGKMRDLFTPQFRWTTLLLWFIWFSNAFSYYGLVLLTTELFQAGDVCSISSRRKAVKAKCSLACEYLTEEDYTDLLWTTLSEFPGVLVTLWIIDRIGRKKTMALSFFVFSFCSLLLFLCVGRNVLTVLLFIARAFISGGFQAAYVYTPEVYPTATRALGLGTCSGMARVGALITPFIAQVMLESSVYLTLVVYSGCCLLAAVASCFLPIETKGRGLQESSHREWGQEMVGRVSHNMGVTRSNSGSQE; this is encoded by the exons ATGGTGGAAGATGCAGTGGAAGCCATTGGGTTTGGGAAATTCCAGTGGAAGCTCTCTGTTCTTACTGGATTAGCATGG ATGGCAGATGCAATGGAAATGATGATTCTAAGTATCCTAGCTCCTCAGCTTCATTGTGAGTGGCGATTACCAAGCTGGCAGGTTGCATTGCTTACATCG GTGGTGTTTGTGGGAATGATGTGCAGCTCTACGCTCTGGGGAAACATTTCAGACCAATATGGCAGAAAAACT GGGCTAAAGATCAGTGTGTTCTGGACCCTGTACTATGGGATCCTCAGTGGTTTTGCACCAGTATACAGTTGGATCCTTGTGCTCAGGGGACTGGTGGGCTTTGGGATTGGAGGGGTACCTCAGTC AGTAACCTTATATGCCGAATTCCTTCCAATGAAAGCTCGAGCAAAATGCATTTTATTAATAGAG GTCTTTTGGGCCATTGGGACTGTATTTGAAGTCCTCCTTGCAGTGTTTGTGATGCCCACTCTTGGCTGGCGTTGGCTGCTCATTCTTTCTGCTGTTCCACTCTTGCTGTTCGCCATCTTATGTTTT TGGCTGCCAGAAAGTGCAAGATATGATGTATTATCTGGAAACCAAGAAAAGGCTATTGCCACTTTGAAGCGGATAGCAGCAGAAAATGGAGCTCCAATGCCTCTGGGAAAATTAATAATTTCCAGACAG GAAGACCGGGGGAAAATGAGGGACCTTTTCACACCCCAGTTTAGATGGACAACATTGTTGCTTTGGTTTATATG GTTTTCCAATGCCTTTTCTTATTATGGGTTAGTTTTATTAACTACAGAGCTCTTCCAAGCAGGAGATGTCTGCAGCA TTTCCAGTAGAAGGAAAGCAGTTAAAGCAAAGTGCAGCCTGGCCTGTGAGTATCTGACAGAGGAAGACTACACAGATCTGCTCTGGACCACTTTATCGGAGTTCCCAG GTGTTTTGGTGACCCTCTGGATTATTGATCGGATAGGCCGTAAAAAAACCATGGCGCTTTCCTTTTTCGTCTTCTCGTTTTGTAGTCTCCTGTTATTTCTCTGCGTTGGAAG AAATGTTCTTACTGTGCTGCTCTTCATCGCAAGGGCTTTCATTTCAGGAGGATTTCAGGCTGCTTATGTTTACACTCCTGAG GTTTACCCAACAGCCACTCGTGCTCTGGGCTTAGGAACATGCAGTGGAATGGCCAGAGTGGGAGCCTTAATAACCCCATTTATTGCACAG GTGATGCTGGAATCTTCAGTCTATTTAACTCTGGTGGTTTACAGTGGATGCTGCCTGTTGGCAGCCGTGGCTTCCTGTTTTTTGCCCATTGAAACAAAAGGGCGTGGTCTGCAGGAGTCCAGCCACAGAGAATGGGGACAAGAGATGGTTGGGAGAGTATCCCACAACATGGGAGTCACCAGGTCAAATTCTGGATCACAGGAATGA